AGTGGCAAAAAGAAATTTCCCATTGAGCAAAAATTGATGTAGTCAAATTTTCTGAGCAAAGAACTCCACTTCAAAGGATGTGAGTCAGCAAACTGGTGCTGGGAATTCACTCGTGCCATCATACACATTGTCACCACCCTTGACTACTTCTACAGTATCAGCGGGGGGCCCGCTCTACAAGGCTGGGGTGCTATGCTGAGGGATGCGAAATAACTTTAAGGACTTGACCAAAATGTAGTGCTGATGTGGAGGGTCCattctattttctcccttttaattAAGTTTTCGGGGGATAAAACtacatgacattggtctgggcaatgattttcatgttcattgcagcattattcataatagccaagttatggaatcaatctaagtttCCAACAATAGATGGATAAAGAAGAtatggtatatatgcacaatggaatactattcggcCCCCCAAAAGGGGGATACTCTGTTATTTGCAACACCACGGAGGAATCTGGAAGACATTTtgctacgtgaaataagccaggtgtagaaagacaaataccgcatgatctcacttacatgtgaaatctaaaacaattgaactcatagatgcagagagtagaatggtggttaccagaaattagatggcaggggttggggggtggggaatggggagatAATAGTGAAAAAGTACAAAGTTTCATTTATATACAAGGAATAAGGTTTTTGAGATATATCACACAACGTGGtcactatagttaataataataggctattatgtatttcaaaattgatgagtaaatttcaaatattttcaccacaaaaacTGATAAGTGAGGTGACagctatgttaattagcttgatttaatcattccacattgtatacatgtatctttttttttttttaagacagagtctcgctctattgcccgggctagagtgcggtggcgtcaagctcacagcaacctcaaactcctgggcttaagcaatcctcctgcctcagcctcctgagtagctgggactacaggcatgagccaccatgcccggctaatttttctatatatatatttttagctgtccatataatttctttctctttttagtagagacggggtctcgctcttgctcaggctggtctcaaactcctgaccttgagcgatcctcctgcctcagcctcccagggtgctaggattacaagcatgagccattgcgcctggcctATATACATGTATCTTAACATCACTTTATACcccagaaatatatataattatcatttgtcaatttacaataaagctttttaaattgaaaaattaaaaatgttttaaaattttttaaaaatttagaactgATTACAATAGAACTAGAAAAGAATGGACATCACCTACAGATTGTAGAATGATTTAAGGGGCCCCATTACATTGCCTCTGGATGCAATAATTAGACTGCGCTTTAGATAGTTTTTCTTTGGTGAGGGGTGGTTGTATTCATGGTTGTCTATAATAACTGGATCATGTTAGTGGAAGAGGCATCTTTAGAACTGTCTGTATGAGCAAGGTAGACAGAGGAGTTGTATGTGCTAGCTATGTTTCATTGGTTGGCGCACGTACAGCCCCTTCTACAGATCCTGCCGCTCGACGGGCTCTGGAAAGGACAGTTCTGCATGTTTCATTACCTAATgaccaaagataaataaatgtaagatAAATTCTTGATAAAAGAccaagaagataatttttcataAGGATTTTCAGAACCAAAGAACTGTGGTTGGTCAATAGTAGTCACTGGTGCTAGGAGGTCAAGCTGGGGTGTCAGGCCTGGGGTAATTGTCTTGGGTATGCCCAAGAAGAGCAGGCAGAGGATCCAATCTGTGCAGAGAAGCAGGAGAATGGAGCAGATATGCTGAGAGAAGCAGAAACAGGAACCTAATGAGAAGCAAAAAGGAATAGACTTGCTTTCCTGAGGGCTGTACTGTTCTCGTTTCCTATTATTTCACCTGAATCCATTCATATCTACTGTAACTGGAAAAATGTATTCTGGGGCCTACTGTTTCAGGCCAACATTCTCACCCACTGCAGTGAAGGATGGGAAGAGGAGTTGGAGGATAGAGAGGTAAAAGGTAAGGGTTTTTCAAGACTCTGGCATAATCAACATCATCCTGTCCTTGGATATCCATTATCATCCCTAGAGGCAGCTTAAAGGGATTTCTGTTACCTACAATAAAAGAGGCACTATAGAAAACCCAAGAGGAAGCAAATGACTGATGGAGCAAGATCTGGGAAGAAAAGGATTTAAGAACACagatggagggggtggggggaaaaaaaaaagaacacagatggAGGGATTGGCCTTGTACAGGAAGATGGATAATTCTTCCTGAGACTCAAAAAAGTTTTCACAAActtataaaaagtttaatttgatTATTCTGTAGCCATGGTAACAAGTAGCTGTCAGAATCTGTGTTATACTTAAATCAATCAACAATTCATCTAAGTGAACACCATCCAATCAGCGTTAGTTCCTCAGTCTCTCTCCAATAAACAGGCCTCTGAGTGCCAGCCAATCAACAGTCATGCCAGTGTAACCATCTTCTACAGATAATGTCTCtctatttatgtctttgaaaATCTGGCAACCTCTGAATTCCAGCTTCCCCAAAATTCTATAGGTAGAAGATTTGCAGTCTGCTCTGCTTGGAGAGATGGACCTGCCCAGCGTATCTCCCTCTTGCTACAGTAAGCAATCAGTTTAACAAACATAGTCTGGTCTCAACTCAAAATGGCTTAAACAATGATAAAATCTATTATCTCCCATAACTAGAAGTCCAAAGATGGTGCATGCTCAGTTTCTCTgtttaaaatatggaacacttcacaaatttgcgtgtcatccttgcgcaggggccatacTAATagtctctgtatcgttccaattttagtatatgtactGCCAAAGCGAGCACAGTTTCTCTATGTTTGTTCCTTAGACTGGCTTCCTTCATGGTGTCAACATGACTGCTAGCACCAGCTGGGGCATGTGTGCCCCATGCTTCTGTCcaataagagaaagaaatcctCTCTGGCACTCATACAGTAAAAATCCTTCCCCCATTTCAGTCTAATTGGACCAATTCAATGTCATGAATTGATTAGCCTAAGCCTTGACTCTTGAAACAATTATTGTCAAGAGGACGGTTATATTGTGATTGGCTTAAATTATCAGGATCCCCTCTACAGCTGGAGATAGAATTATCTTCTTCCAAGTCATCTGGGCTCTGTAGGGGAGGAGTGGTTGCTGGGACAAAATTAGGTTCTTtacgggcatggtggcttgtgcttgtaatcctagctactcaggaggctgaggtgggaggatcgcttgagcccaggagttcgagagaccagtctgggtaacatagcaagacaatatcaataaaagaaatttaaaaaaaaaggagaaaggaggaaatgagaaacAGTTCATTGCTGTGAAAACAAGCAACTGGGTTCAGAGCTGCTAACTAGACCTTTTCCTCCATGGGTTTGCCCACCACCACCTTCCCCTGAAAACTCCTAAATCCCAATCTTCAAGAGAAGAGGTCTCCTTCCAGACCATGTGGTCAACTACATATTAGATTGCTACGCCCAGATGGTTCACAAACATTTCAATTTCTTCTCtgcttgtattttccttttttttttttttgagacagaatctcactctgttgccctggttagagtcccgtggcgtcagactagctcacagcaacctcaaactcctgggctgaagcaatcctgcctcagcctcctgagtagctgggactacaggcatgcgccaccatacccggctaattttttctatatattttttagttggccagataattttctttctatttttattttttatttgttttttttttttttgagacagagtctcgctgtattgcccgggctagagtgagtgccgtggcatcagcctagctcacagcaacctcaaactcctgggcttaagcaatcctactgcctcagcctcccctgtagctgggactacaggcatgtgccaccatgcctggctaattttttctatatatatatttttagttggccagataatttctttctatttttagtagagacagggtctcgctcttgctgaggctggtcttgaacccctgacctcgaacaatccacccacctcggcctcccagagtgctaagattacaggtgtaagccaccacgcccagcctctgcCTGTATTTTCTAATGTTGTACATGGTACTGCCAtacatctatctatccatccatttatgTAACCTCCATGCACTTAATTCCCCAAGCCAATTAACATTCTTAATTCCTCCCTTTTCATAATCCTTTTACATTCCAAGTCACTTGCTTCTACTTCCTAAATATAATCAGCATTCTTTCCctcctctactttctgtctaACCTAGCCTCTGTTTACAAAAACCTCCTAATTGATACTTCTCCTGCCATTTTCAATCCCCTTAAATAGTCCTTCACACTGTCAACAGATGGATAACctcctaaaaaataaatctgattctggttgggcacagtggctcatgcctgtaatcctaacactctgcgaggccaaggtgggagggttacttgacgtcaggagttcgagagacccccatctctaccagaaatagaaaaaattagccaggcgtgatggtgcacacctggagtcctagctactcaggaggctgagacagaaggattaaaaaaaaaatctgattctgTCACTGTTTAGATTACAAGCTTTTTGTGGCTTCTTATTCTGTAGGATAAAATCCAAGCTTATTTGCCTGGCCTAAGGTTCTCCACAACCTCACTTTTACCTCTCCCACCCATCATTCTTGGTCTTTTCCTGGGTACACACACAATTGTGCAAACTACGCTGAAATTCCTGAATTTCCCCAGATGCTGCATGCAGTTGCATGCTACCATGTCTTTGATGGAACTGTTCCCTTCACCTAAAATCCTCCCTGGACAAACAAATGTCTACTGGTTTTTCAAGGTTCAGTTAAAAAATCATCTCTGTGACTATCTCAGGTAAAATTCAACATTTCATCCTTTGTGTACCTTCTGAACTCTCTATTAAATCTTTAGTAAAGCACCTTTCAATGCTGTGTTTACAAATATCATTTATGCTTTTGTTTGCCCTTGCTAAGAATGAGCTCCTTCAGTCCAGGAACTATGTCTTAATCATCTTTGTGTATCCCATGCCTGCATGGTCCTTGTCACATACTAAGTGCCTGGGAAATGccttttgtttttaaccatttttatttttttgagacagggtctcactatgttatccatgctggtcttcaactcctgggtcAAAAGATCCTCCCAGGCTgggtgtggctcacacctgtagtcccagcactttgggaggctgaggcaggaggatggcttgaggccaggagtttaagaccagcctgggcaacacactcagaccccatctctacaaaaacttaaaaaattagctgggcatggtggcatgtgcctatagtgcTAACTCAGgagcctaaggcaggaggatcacttgagcccaggaggttatggtgagctatgattgcgccactgcattccagcctgggcgacagagtgagaccctgtctccaaaaaacaaaaacaaaaacaaaaaaatcttccctcctcagcctcccaagtacctaggattacaggtggcatgccaccacacccagctggtaAATGCCTTTTGGATGAAGGTATGAACGATTAAGCTGATCAGAAACATGTAAGTTGTAGCACAGGCCCCAGTTTTAGAGTGTAGAGGATAGCAGAGTGTTCCACTGAGGACTTAACTAGCAGTCTGAATTACTGAAGACTTCTCTTGCCTTTGGTTTTAGAAGAGTGGCCCTGGGAAGAGCCTCTGCTCATCTACGAGTATGGTGAGgcacctgcccaccccaccccttgaGAAGATGAACACCTGACATCTGAAACGGAAAGCTACTCAGGTATATGGCTTCAAGGTAGAGGGCATGGAGGACACAAGGGCTAGGGTGCTCAGAGCCACAGCCTGGGAAGCCTGGCGGGGGGCACCCTACAGTCAACCTGGTCTAGAGCAAACAGCATTGAGGTCATCCTGTTTCAGAGGAGTACATGGCCAGGACTAGGGGCTGGTGAACATAGGACTTGGCTGTAGTGTGGCTGGACTAGCATTGCTACAGGTGGAACAGATGCTTCACTGAGGCAATGGAAAGAGACAGCAACAGTGGTCCGGCAGCCAACAGGGCTCTTTCCTCCATGCTTCTTATTGTATATGACAACATTGTtactttctgctttctttccttttcactgtTGAGTAGTATATCATgatttgtttgtccattcacctGTTGGTGGCTGATTAGGTTATCCATCTGAATTGTTCCCAATTTTAAGCTACTTccaataaagctgctgtgaatattgtgtacgattctttttttttttttttgagacaaagtctcactctgtcaccccagctagagggcagtggcatcattatagctcactgcaacctcaaattcctgggctcaaatgaccctcctgcctcagcctcccaagtagctgggactacaggcatgtgtcaccacaatTAGCAcgtgccagctaatttttctatttttagtagagacaggggttctcgctcttgctcagcctggtctccaactcctgacctcaagtgatccttccacctcggcctcccagaatggtgggattacaggcatgagccactgtgccctgcctgtgTACAAGTCTTTCTGTGAACATACATATcccttcatttctcttgagtaaatgcctaggagtagaatggctgggacatataataaatttatgtttaactttataagaaactgccaaattctTTTACAAAGTGTTTACAtcattttacattaccaccagcagtgtatgaaagttctagtcagtctttttaatttagaCATTCTATTAGGAATGTagtattatttcattgtgttttttgttttttgtttgttttttattttttgagacagagtgtcgctttgttgccctggctagagagtgccgtggtgtcagcctagctcacagcaacctcaaactcctgggcttaagcaatcctactgcctcagcctcccgagtacctgggactacagacatgctccaccatgcccagctaattttttctatatatattttagttgggcagataatttctttctatttttagtagagacagggtcccgctgttgctcaggctggtctcaaactcctgacctcgagcaatccacccaccttggcctcccagagtgctaggattacaggcgtgagccaccgcgcccggccttcattgtgttttaatttgcattttcctaatgactaataatgttgagcatcttctcatgtgcttattccctgtatcttctttggtgaagtatctgttcaaatcttttgcccatttaaaaaataaggttgttttcttattgaattttgagagttcttttaaGTATTCCAGATGAAAATTCTTTATAAGGtctgtgatttgcaaatatttttcttttagtctgtggtttgtctttttatgctCTTGACAGTTTTTCAAAGAGTATAAATTCTTAATtcaatgaagttcaatttatcaagTTTTTTCATTTATGGATTGTGCTGTtgatgttgtatctaagaaatctttgcctaagtGAAGGTCAcaaattttttctcctttgttttcatcCAGAAATTTTGGAGTTTTAGATTTTTacaattatgatttattttgagttaattgttGTGCATGGTGTGGGGGAAGGACTGAGGTTCTCTCTTGCACACATTCTTTTTTGTAATGTAGATATTCAACTGTTatagaaccatttgttgaaaaaaccaTTCATTCTTCAGTGAATTGTCTTTGCACCTTtgtaaaaatcaattgactataaatgtgtgggtctatttcaaGACTCCTGATTCTcttccattgatttatgtgtctgGCCTTTTGttaataccacactgttttgactGCTGTAGcattatagtaagttttgaaatcaggcagCATGAATACTtctatttattatccttttacaaaattttttgaCTACTTGATAAAATTGTTTGGATATTTGTATtgtcacatgaattttttaaaagggggaaaatgaggagggggattcaatttcctttttttgagacagagtctcaatctgtcaccctagatagagtgcagtggtgtcatcatagctcagtgcagcctcaaacacctgggctcaagccagcctcctgcttcagcctcccaagtagctgggactacaggcacgcgccatgatgcccagctaatttttctatttttagtagagacagggtctcactcttgctcagggtggtctcaaactcctgagctcaagcaatcctcctgcctcagcctcccagagtgctaggattacaggtgtgagccactgaacccAGCCTCATATGAATTTTCGAATCAGCTTGtcagttatatatatttatatatataaagcctGTTAGAATTTTGATTAGGATTGTGTTGAGTCTATGGGCCAGTTATGAAAACTGACATCTTAAGAATATTACTGAgtcttccaacccatgaacaCAGTATACCACTCCCTTATATAGGTCTTTTTTCTCTTAgcaatgctttgtagttttcagtgtactaATAGTGCACTTCTTTTGTCAGGTTTATCcctaaaaattttgctttttttctttttttggtgccCTACCAGttttactttggaaaataaaagacatgtaTTATTCTCACTgcctttgcaatttttctgtaaatctaaaactattctaaaacatAGTTtattaaaatccaaaaataagaagcaaaagctgctccagatgagaaggaatcagtaaAAGATCTCCAGAtacatgaaaaatcagaatgaaaggacatccacaaaagaaaacaataacttcATGCTaatggaaacaaaccaaaatgagaatattgaaatgactgataaagaatttcgaatatggattgtaaggaagctcaatgaaatacaagacaaaatagaaacccaacacaaagaaaccacaaaaataacacaggaaatgaatgaaaaattcactaaagaaatcaaattatggctgggtgtgatggctcatgcactctgggaaggcaaggcaggaggattgcttgagctcagcagttcgagaccagcctgagcaagagagagaccccatctctactaaaaattgaaaaaaattagctaggcaactaaaaataggaaaaattagccggacatggtggtgaatgcctgtactctcagctactcacgaggctgaggcagaaagattgcctgagtccaggagtttgaggttgctgtgagctagggtgatctcatggcactctagcccaggcaacaaagtgagactctgtctcaaaaagaaaaaaataaataaataaataaaattatttttaaaaaatcaagcagagcttctggaaatgaaaaattcattcaaggaattacaaacacagtggaaagccttaagagtAGGCTaggtcaggcagaagaaagaatctcagagctagaAGATGACATCTTTGAATTTAACTGACTGAATTtaacagttaaagaaaaagaacagagaaataagaggagcaaacaaagcctacaagaaatataggattatgtaaagaggcctaacataagaattatGTTCACCTTCATccctgagggtaaagaagaaaatacacaagggctggaaaacctatttgagggaatccTTGGgtaaaatttcccaggtcttACTAGAAATCTGGACATCCAGGTACTAGACGCACAACTgcactcctgggagattcatcaccaagaggcaatcaccacaacatatagttatcagactggccaaagttagCAAAAAAGAGGAATTCCTACAAACTGTAAGGTGAAAGCATCAGGTAACTGACAAAGGAAAACCTGCCAGACTAACTGCGGATTTCTCAGCTGAGACCATACAAGTCAGAaaggactggggccccattctcagtcttctcaaacagaataatggccagcctacaattttgtatcctgcaaaactaagtttcttagatgagggagaaataaagattttcttagATGAGCAAACACTGAGacaatttgtcaagaccagacctgccctgcaggaagtactcaggtCTGCATTATGCactgatcagcacaatagacacccaccagtatAAAACCATCCAAAAGCTTAAGTtcagagcccagataccacaatctttcaagaggtaaaacaaagcaataaagttctatgcagtaggatgaacagaaatccaccccacttaccaattctttcaataaatgtgaatggcttgaactccccactgaagagacacaggctggctgaatggataaaaacatacaaaccaagtatctgctgtctccaggaaatgcatatAACCCACAATAACTcaagtgaagggatagaaaaaaatattccatgaaaatggaaaccaaaagaaagcaagtgtAGCCATTCTCGTATCTAATAATCCAGGAAATGCATATAACCCACAATaactcatacagactcaaggtgaagggatggaaaaaaatattccatgaaaacggaaaccaaaagaaagcaggtgtagccattctcatatcaaatAACAtggacttcaaatcaacaaaaggaaagaaagacaaagttggtcattatataatagtgaagggaacaattcaacaagaagatatcacaatcctaaacatttatgcacctaacacagatgtgcccagatttataaagcaaatcctacttgatctaaacaaaatgataaacagcagcattgtaatagCTGGGGAtgtcaacaccccactgacaaaaTGGGACAAATCCTCCAGgtagaaaatgaacaaaggaacaatggacttaaacaggactccaGAACAAGTGGGCCtaaagacatttacagaacattctaccccacaactattgaatatacattcttctcttcagctcaatattctctaagactgatcacatcctaggccacaaaacatttctcaaaattttttaaaaaatagaaattatgccacgtatcttcttagaccacagtggaataaaattagaaatcaattccaacacaAACtctcaactctacacaaagtcacgGAAATCCAACaactactgctgaatgattattgggtcaatgaagaaattaacatGGAAATCGAAAtattcctcaaactaaatgacaaatgGGACAtaagttaccaaaatctgtgaGATTCTGCAAAAGcattcctaagaggaaaattcatagccttaaatgcctatgtCCAAAAGACATAAAGActacaaatcaacaatctaatgaatcatctcaaggaattggaaaagaaaaagcaaaccaatcccaaatccagcagaagaaaataaataactaaagccatagcagaactaaatgaaatcaattccaaaagaattatacagaagaataaaacaaaaagtttgttctttaaaaagataaacaaaatcaacaggccTCTTGCTGGATTGaccagagacagaaaagaaaggaccctaataagctcaatcagaaatgaaaaaggagatattacaactgatactacagaaatacaaattatcatctctgaatactttaaaaatctctgtgcacatgaacttgaaaaccttgaggaaatggacaaattactggaaacacacaaccttcatagactcaaaaaggaagaaatagaactcctgaacagagcAATATCaagaaaattgaagcagcaataaaaagtctcccaGCTCCAGCCGTCCAACATGCCGAGGGAAAGAAGGCCGAGTGCAAGAAGGTGGCTCCGGCCCTTGCCATGGTGAAGAAGCAGGAGGCCAAGACGGTGATGAACCCCCTGTTCGAGAAGAGGCCAAAGAACTTTGGCATTGGACAGGACATCCAGCCCAAAAGGGACCTCACCCGCTTTGTCAAATGGCCCTGTTACATCCATTTGCAGAGGCAAAGGGCCATCCTCTATAAAAGGCTGAAAGTGCATCCTGACATTAACCAGTTCACCCAGgccctggaccaccaaacagCTACTCAGCTGCTTAAGCTGGCCCACAAGTACAGACCAGAGACAAAGCAAGAAAAGAAGCAGCTACTGTTGGCCCGGGCTGAGAAGAAAGCTGCCGGCAAAGGGGATGTCCCCACTAAGAGACCACCTGTCCTTTGAGCAAGGGTCAACACTGTCACCACCTTGGTGGAGAACAAGAAGGCTCAGCTGGTGGTGATCACACATGACGTGGATCCCATCGAGCTGGCTGTCTTCCTGCCTGTGCTGTGTCGGAAGATGGGGGTCCCTTACTGCATTATCAAGGGGAAGGCCAGGCAGGGGCATCTAGTCCACAGGAAGACCTACACCACCGTCACTTTCACACAGGTTAACTCAGAAGACAAAGAAGCTCTGGCTAAGCTGGTGGAAGCCATCAGGACCAACTACAACGACAGATATGATGAGATCCGTTGTCACTGGAGAGGCAACATCCTGGGTCCAAAATCTGTGGCTTGCATCGccaagctggaaaaggcaaaggctAAAGAACTTGCCACTAAACTGGGATAAATGTACACTGTTGTCTCCTGtacataaaagtaataaaagtcattctccagccaaaaaaaaaaaaaagtctcccaacaaaaaaagtcccagactaGATGGTtccacagccaaattttaccaggcttacaaagaagaactggtacctatactgcataAATTACTTCATAACATCAAAAGGGAAGGAATCTTCcccaacttattctatgaagccaatatcaccttgataccaaagccaggaaaggacacaacgaaaaaggaaactacagacccATATCTCTTATtaatacagatgtaaaaattctcagtaaaatcctagcaaactgaattcagcacattaaaaaaaaataatccaccatgaccagatgggcttcatcccagagatgcaaggatggtttaacatacacaaatctataaatgtgattcaccacataaatagaagcaaaaacagagaccatatgatcctctcaatagacacagaaaaagcatttgacaaaattcagcacccttttatgataagacctcttaacaaaataggcatagatggaacatacctaaaaattataaaaaccatatatgacaaacccacagccagaatcatgctgaatggggaaaaactgagaacattcctgcttagaactggaaccagaaaaggttgcccactgtcaccacttctattcaacatattgcTGGAACTCCTACCCAGAGCagtcagggaagagaaggaaatcaagagtatCCAAATGGGTATAGAAGAgctcaaactatcgctctttgttgacaacatgatcttatatctagaaaacattAAGATTCTGCCaggagactcctagaattgataaattcatcaaagtctcagatcacaaaatcaatgtacacaaatcagtagcattcctatatgccaataacagtcaagctgagaatcaaatcaaagactcaatacctttcacaatagcaacaaagaaaataaaatacctaggaatacatttaaccaaagaagtgaaagacctctacagggagaactatgaaacactgaggaaggaaatcacagagaatgtaaacaaatggaaaaacataccatgctcatggatcagcagaatcaatgtTGTCAAAATGTATATACTACcaaaagtgatttatagattcaatgcaattcccataataccaatgtcatttttcacagatctagaaaaaataattctatgcttcttatggaaccagaaa
Above is a window of Lemur catta isolate mLemCat1 chromosome 3, mLemCat1.pri, whole genome shotgun sequence DNA encoding:
- the LOC123634786 gene encoding LOW QUALITY PROTEIN: 60S ribosomal protein L7a-like (The sequence of the model RefSeq protein was modified relative to this genomic sequence to represent the inferred CDS: substituted 1 base at 1 genomic stop codon) — encoded protein: MDLNRTPEQSNIKKIEAAIKSLPAPAVQHAEGKKAECKKVAPALAMVKKQEAKTVMNPLFEKRPKNFGIGQDIQPKRDLTRFVKWPCYIHLQRQRAILYKRLKVHPDINQFTQALDHQTATQLLKLAHKYRPETKQEKKQLLLARAEKKAAGKGDVPTKRPPVLXARVNTVTTLVENKKAQLVVITHDVDPIELAVFLPVLCRKMGVPYCIIKGKARQGHLVHRKTYTTVTFTQVNSEDKEALAKLVEAIRTNYNDRYDEIRCHWRGNILGPKSVACIAKLEKAKAKELATKLG